The window ATATCTGGCTCAACCAACTGAACCCAAACCAGCATGACTCACTCATCTTTAAGAAGGTAATATGGGACAAAAGTTTGCCCAATTCAACCTAAATAGTGGATACATTCACAGCACAGGTGCGTCATATCTATTTTTCTGTGCTTATCTTCTATTACTCTGTTTCAGATTTTGGGCCAGACGGTCCAATTATTTGGCCAGTCCATTGATGACCTACATCAGCTGGTCCCATAGGGTAGGTTTGAACTAGGACTGTACAAGAACTGAGTTAacttggttagcttgctcgacttggctcgaaaaagctcaattcgaatcagttcgaaactgagttcaagccgagtcgagctgattttttgagctcgaaaaaatttcgaacagAGTTGGAGCTTGccaaagctcgactcgactcagatcgaatcgaactcggattgaaccagttcggtgactcggttactttgatgtcaatgttgctcaccaagtgtttgatgaaatgactcaatgaagtgtcagcTGTTGGCAAGGAAGGTAACTTTGAACCCAAGCCCGGCCTATTCAGTTGGATGGGCTTCAATTTTTTAACTGGGGACTGACCCGCTGCCGGTTTAGCCAACCTGCCTTAGAAGCAGGATGGCCAGTTCACCCACAGGCTCGCCTGACCCATAGCCACCGTTTGTAGAGGGTGAAACATTTTAGCTAGAAAAGGGCAGTTTAATTAACTCCTGGGTAGGCATACAAACAATACGGAGCAGAGAAATACTTTGATGCTCTCGCTGAAAGTGCGACGAAGATACACGTGCAATTACAAATTACTGATATTCTGACAAAGTATGATAGACGATGCACAGGCATTTAGGAATTACTGAAACATTACATGCTTGGATACAAGTAATTCAAAGCATCACGTGTAACAATTTAGATGTATGATGAACCGCCAATTACACTTGGTATTCAACTAAATTTTGCATgttcattggacggttaaaaatgaaaacgcCCAAAGGTCTTATTTTGAAAAACAAGTGTTTATGAATCAGAGTTTGGGATTgctcaaacaatctgatttttagaTTGTAACTTAacgacagtgggttccacaatttccACGTGTACcaattctaagtgcctgcatatcggTATCGAATACATAAAGGGAAACAGGTTATCCTGTTCTCTCCAGGAATGAGAGGTagagtgatgtagagtgggtcatggacaatttcatggctgagatggactagagaaggcccgatcggagatggaagtgatctggaccattagaTCCTTAAAACTGGCATATCTCAccaaccggaatgagttattttgcataccatatatgaatttgggtaggagaaactactttagccaaccaacccaactaTGCTGGGTTGTCCACGTCGAATTCGTGAGAtcccattagatcaatggtcaaaatttctttttatttctatttttactatttataataagttttagttcgatcctATCTTTTAATCCATTGAgttgagttgtgtccaacatgaaaagtgcttagaaaaattaagagaataacatggttaatcCAAAtgggacactatttttggccgaaaaccatgaagtctagtggaaatcattactATCTATAAACGGTAAGTTTACcgtttatagtaagtcacaattttaaAGAGTTTGagttagtttgattatgaaacttcttcctaggttcatatcattatttaaaggattgtaacaatcaatttattttaatttttattagaatttatttctattttctacctCACCTCTCCAAGAATCTAGTCATAGAGAGGGGCGCAATTCCCGGTGCAAGTGGAGCCTATGATTTGTTGATCGTGGATTTCGTAGAAACAACTACAAATGGTGGATGCCCAAAAACCTACTAGATTGAAAATCATAACCGTCAATGAGAGGCCCACCAATAGGCAGCCGGAAAACAATTGAGCAACCAAGCCCAAATCCAATAGAAAACAGGTCTAATATCTGAGGGTTCGGATTTTCCAGTCTCGAGGAGTTTGTTGGTCCATCAGCATCCACACGAGGCCCATCTGATCAACACTCAGGATCATGGGCAAGCCATTCCCAACCATGCATCTACGTAGAACTGACCAATGAGGTCTTTGCTCTCTTCGGATCTTAAACATCCGTACCAAGTCTTCATTTTGGGTTAGCTCCAATCTGGCAGACTGGTTGTTTTGACCGTCAGTCGACGGGCAGAAGGGTAGAGGCGCAACTACCTCGAGTTTTATCCAACTTTGCGGTTAGAGAAGGAAATATCATCAAAACCTCCCGCTTCTCCCCTAATTTACAGAAAACACCTTCTAAATGATCGGAATACCTTAGAAATTACCATAATCGATCCTGTCTGACCGAAACACATTTCTTGCATGGGAGTGCACGACATTAGGTGGGGTTAAAAGGGTACTTTAGTAGTAATTCCAAAAGGTAAAACAGTAGATAAGATACTTTTCTATGGTATGAACGGGTTTTCACTTGTAacaagtggggcctatggttGGGAAATTCAGAGCATTGGGCCATTGaatcccattgtggatggaccatgcctaaAAAATCTAGACGGTtatgaagagaaatacaacaacgGTTCACATTCTACTGAAACAAGTCCCAAGATTAGGCGCTGCCAATCTGTGAGATTTTTTGGACACATGGTCCATCCGACGGGACTCAACAGTCCATTGGTCTGGACCagtgaaccatggaccccacttttcaGAAAGGCAAACCCACATCATATAATTCCACGTCTTTAACTCAAATCAAGATACGTAAACAGAGTCGTTGCCCAGTCTGGGCTGAATGGTAGGTATCTTCTTGAGTAATCTACCATATATACAAAACTACACCACCTATCATCAACACCATTCTTACAATGGGTGGCCAGAGAAACAAGCTCCCACTTCTCTTATTTCTCTGGGTGGCCCTTTTTGGAATTAGTGTGAGCATCCCAAGTGAATTCTCCATCGTTGGATATGACCCCATCGACATTGCCTCAGAAAATCGAGTGGCGGAGATCTTCAATCGATGGAGGGAAAAGCATAAGAAGGTATACGCTGGTttggaagagaaggagaagagattTCAGAATTTTCGAAAGAATCTAGCGTATGTGATCGAAAGGAGCAGTAAcaaaggaccctttgatcatgCTGTTGGACTAAACAAGTTTGCTGATTTGAGTAACAAGGAGTTTAAAGAGGCTTATCTGTCTAAGATATTGAAgccgatgaagaagaagaagaagacattggACGGCAAGGAGGCTACCTGCAAAGCTCCTGCTTCTCTCGATTGGAGGAAGAAGGGTGTTGTCACTGGAGTTAAAGATCAAGGCTCATGTGGTAAGCTTTATTGTTTTGCGATTTTGGAAGAAATGAAAAACAAGTCAAGAGAAAGTATCTATTGATAAACGCTTATGTCTTAATTACGTACTCAATATCTAGAACACATGTAGAAAATCTGGACAATTCATCTAATGTAACCTGCTATAGATAGACTACACGCCAGAAAGTAATGCAATTGCAGATGATCGTAGCCATTGAATGGAGGATTTTTGAACCTCGAACGTTTGTTGGATTTCTTATCTCTTAACCGCCAATTGGTAATCCTCAAGAATCGTTCAATCAGTGTCAAAAATCActcaatcaatgtgatttttcgCACGGACCCCACCCAAATAGATAAAAGGTATGGATCCCATGCATGTGGCTGTGTATACTGTATATTAATATTGAATTTAAGGGCGATCCACACCGTGAATTGAATTAGTGACTaattctcccaaaaaaaaaagaaaaaagaagagcccACTCAGATTATATTGAATTGAGACTTACAAACATATTTGAATAAGCATATTTGGTAAAATATTGACGTGAGAGTGAGAGTTTTTTAAAAGTAGTTgctatcatttttaaaaattccaaaaatcaaTTACAATGTTCGTCCTattagccattgattggatggttaaaatcatcCAATTAAGAAAAACAGGGAACCAAAAGGTGGAACCCAACCTCGATGtgtgttgtccatcatgtggaccatccatcatgtggggcccacttttgatgcccacaatccatcatgtggggcacaccttcgatgtggaccattcatcatgttgggccaccttgggcatggttagtccatcatgtgagaccttggatgtggacagttctctagtggggtccacttgatgcgggctgtccatcatgtggggcccaactttgaTATGAATTGTCCATTatatgggcctaccttgatgtggaccatctatcttGTGGAGCCTCACCTTCAATATGGTTtactcatcatgtggacccacctttgatttcaattgtccatcatgtgggtgtaCTTTCAATGTCCATTATCCATTACGTGGATCCCACCTCTCATATGGACCATCTATCGTGTATGGCCTACCTTCAATACAGAtcgttcattaagtgggccaaccttcgatgtcaattgtccatcatgtggacccacctttaatgcctACCATCTATCAAGTGGATCTCACATTTTACGTGAAACACATCtattgtgtatggcccaccttcaatatgagttGTTCGTCTTTAGGGACCACCTCTAATGTCAGTCTATCATATAGGCCCCCTTCAATGTCCACGATCTATCATGAGAATcatacctttaatgtggaccatctatcatgtgtggCTCCCATTCATTACGAGTCATTTATCACACacgcccaccttcaatatgatgGGAAAGATtgtaaagaaaagagaaggataaTATGAAATTTTCTTAAAAGTTTAAACTTGTTGAAGAAAAGCCTTTAATATGAAAATTTCTTAAAAGTTCAAAGTTAAACTTGTCCAAGAAAGGCCTTTTAACAAAATATGCTCTTAAAAAAAAGTTCCATACCTAAAGAACAAAGAGGTAAAACCTCTTATGTTAGAATGTGTAAAATTAGACAATTACCAaataatcattttttttaattttttatttttttaagaaacaagcaaataagctcttatttaCAGTAATGCCAAACGGACCcaagtcttttttctttttctttttcttttataggtAATTATACATTTGTTCTTTCTCTACTTATTTGTTTGTCTTTTAGGTGACCCTGTGTGATAGATGCATCCCTCTTTTCTATTAATAGTAATATAGTACCTTTTTTGAGTGAGAATGATTAGAGCAGTGCAAAATTGCACTACTAAATTAACGTAAGTAGAAAAAAGGgctttacttatatatatatatatatatatagagtcatgctcccctgcgcacctacgcacgtgcgcacctttgcacacgtgccatgggtgtctaatctgaacagtccatgtgatgcgtaatcccatgaaacctcgtgtgacaaattttcatctcgatctaaaattctggtgggccatagcaaagataaatgcaaatcaagggaggaaactcttttcatttttcatggcccatcaaagttttagatcaaaggaaaacttgggcctggggggtttcacgaggtgctgcttcacatgaacggttcagattttggatccacaccacgtatgatgggttctcaaaaaagttcgtgcGTAGTACGtatgaactggttcgcaggtgagcgtttccgtgtatatatatataaaaggtctgTAAATAGtggcttttcttcttcttcttcttcttctttttcttcttttttttttttttcaaatcatcttGTTGCTGGTAGGGAGCATTCTGAAGAAGACAGAAAAAAGGTCCAGTTGGTGTCGATTTGGTGGGTTCATCACGGATGGTCCACTGCAAAAATTGCACCTGTTGGAAGATCATCCAATTGATGATCTTTTGTTTGTAGTAATATAGCCcactccaattagttgggataaggctgagatggatgatgatgatgatgaatgtgaACAACTGGCGTTCCTAGTTAACAATATATCTGGAGGCCAGGTCAGTAGCGCATTCAATCAATAGTGGAGACAATCAGAAAATAAACCTCCGCGGACGGagtgaaaaatgaaaattgaTCACCTAGAGGTTGCCTGCACCGCAAGAGAGGTCTCTTGCGGCGCATTTTCAGCCACATAAAATTAATAAaagaagatttattttttttttcctggatttTTCAAAAGATGGATCCTCTAATCATAAGCTCGTAATCAGCTGCACGTTGGTTAATTTTTCTCAGGCAGCTGTTGGTCATTCTCCTCAACTGGAGCGATAGAAGGAATAAATGCTATAACTACAGGTGATCTTATTAGTCTCTCTGAGCAAGAACTCATAGATTGCGACACAACCAATGAGGGCTGTGATGGAGGTTACATGGATTATGCATTCGAATGGGTTATACTAAATGGAGGAATCGACTCAGAAGCTGACTACCCTTACACAGGACAGGACGGAGTTTGTAACACCATCCAGGTCAGATTTCCCAACTAAACAAAACTACTTGATCAAAACAAAAGCCAAAGAAAAGAAGATTGCACTGAAAATCCATGGGATAGTAGACTCATTGGCGGAGACGTCATCGAAAATGGTTGAAAATATAATATCATCCATGTGCATAGCACCCTTGTGCATTCAGAACGTAAGGTAGCCAAGTCGACTGCCTGAAATTATCATATCATCCATTAGCTCCACTCaagaccatagttcaaaaaccccaaTACTCAACTTTGACTCAATGATGTTCAGCTGGGTtgggttgactcgaagactcaCCAAACTCGACTCGTTATTTAATTAttgtaaattgaaaatattaggagaataaatacataattcaaatagtTAAATTCAGTAAAAAGTAATATAAAATGTAACTCAAATCAACAACTAGACGGATGCCTCACTGGTTAAGAAAGTTGCTGCCtttggatgaggttgatggtcCAAATCCCACCTCCCTTATTTTTTAACTAAATCTCAACCTAGGTGGTAACTCAGTTCAAGTCACGCCAAGTCGACTGAACCATCGAGTCAGCTCGATAAGTCTCTCCGGCTCCAGGCCAGGTTAGGCTCAGTATTGAGTTTCCAAGCGATTCAATATGAAATCTTGCTGAGATGACTTGGCTCGGCCCGGTTACCAGTCGAATCAGCTAGTTCTGGAACTACTCTCAACTCAAGACACCTCCGGTGTCAAATAACCCCAGCCATAACCTACCCTTATGCAACCCGAGAGCCATCTTCAAGTCCTCTTTACCCTCAATTCCTATCTCGTTCAGGACTCCCACATCCCCTCTAATCTTTCAAGACTTAACCCTTATCTAGGCTGAGGTCACTCCAAGTATTGGCCTTCGGCCCAACTACAATTCAGACAATGGTGAACTGGCAGTTCCAGTTTTCGGAATGCTCATCTACATCATACTCTAGAGTGAAATTAGTTTTCATCGCTGTTCTTCTCTTTCGCCTAACATCACTTTGTTGATCAGGAGGAAAGAAAAGTTGTGGCCATTGATGGCTATGAAGACGTTGCCACAGAAGAAGGTGCTGTCTTCTGCGCCGTTGTTAAACAGCCTATCAGTGTTGGAATCGATGGCTCTGCAATAGATTTTCAGCTATACACTGGGGTATGCAATTCTATACTATATGCTTCTCACACCCAACACCCAAAATTCTATATTGATAATCCTAAAAAATTTGAATGATGTAACTGATCAGGGAATCTACGATGGATCGTGCTCGGGCAATCCAGACGACATTGACCATGCAGTCTTGATCGTGGGCTATGCCTCCCAAGGCAACGTAGACTACTGGATAGTGAAGAATTCATGGGGAACGGACTGGGGGATAAACGGGTACATATACATAAGGAGGAACACTGATTTAGAATATGGGGTTTGCGCAATCAATGCAATGGCTTCTTATCCAACCAAAGAATCcatttctccttctccttttcctTCGCCTGTTGTTCCACCACCACCTCCGCCGCCACCTCCACCACCACCTCCGCCGCCTCCAGGTCCTTCACCAACTCAATGTGGAGATCTTTCATATTGTGCATCTGGAGAGACTTGTTGCTGCATTTTTGAGTTTGGTGGTTACTGCTTCATCTATGGTTGCTGTGAGTATGAGAATGCTGTATGCTGCACTGGGAGCATCTACTGCTGCCCTCAGGACTATCCCATTTGTGACATACCAGACGGGTTCTGCCTCCAGGTTTGAAATTCTAAGATTCACTTCACTCTTTTAAATCAAGACCAACAGTTCACATTCAGAACTGGCTGATCCCGTCAGATCAGAGGATATGGAAAAAAGATTAATATTCCTTGGATTAGGTAGCaaactcattgattgtaatcaacctatgaaatagactattagattgtgcttgattgtaatcaacctatctaatagtctattatatTGCACCTATGGGAGTTTTATGCACAATATGATTTAGCTGACCACCAATTAGTTGGGAGTAGGTTTAGATGGTGATGATGGTTCCTTGGATTAGGTAGCATACAATTGCCATTGGCAGAAGTCACCGTCCCGCCTTGATCTAGCAATGGCCATGTTTCACTTTCACATCCAATAATTTTCCTGAAATCATATAAATGTTTTGAGCAGTTGGCCAGCTTTAGGCATGTAGAtatgtggaatcccaagaaaaagaaaggaaaaaacaataATTATTCAATGATGATTTCATGAGAACAAATTCCAAATTTGAGTTCTTGTTTGGATaacaagtggaaatctcatattcctctcacaatattcacctagtttcttgtgccGAAAAACCAAATTATGGAGAAGTGTAATGGTTACTTGATGGAATCCAAccttttctttgctatccaaacaacgcAAATTGTCACATCAAAAGAAAACCATTAAAGAAAACCATTAACCTTTTTCTgttgtttggcatggaatccctggtttccaaacatggcctcAGTGTTAGAGACCTAATTGGAAAAAAGATTACAAACTCAATCAAaaatcatcacataaaaagaaaacCCTTTTCGTTTTCCACTATTTGGCATGGAATCTATTGTTTCCAAACACGGCCTTAGTGTCAGATACCTAACAGGAAAACTCAAAAATACCAAGTCAATTGAGCTTTTCCCTGACCAGGTACTTATTCTAACATGTAGATATTTTTCTTTCCTAATGTTTACGCACATAGTGTTTAGGAATTCAACACTTTAGGTTTCTTATTTAAGAATTTCTTCATCTTGGGTTCCTTCTTTTGTTCACTTTCTGTAGAATTATGGAGATTCGGTGGGGGTAGCAGCGAAGAAACGGAGGCTTGCCAAGCCCAAGTTCCCATGGACAAAGTTTGAAGGAACACCTGCCACATACCAGCCTCAATTGGAGTGGAAGAGGGATGGATTTGCTGCAATGCGGTGATGAAGCTGGATGGGCTTGCTTTGCATTTCGAGCTTTCAATTCAATGTCACATTTCATCCTAATACGGAATACATTCCGGTCTTATAATATGATATTACTTTACTATTATCTTATTCTAAACCCTATATCTATCTAGTTGCAGTCACAGTCACAGACAAAAGAAGGGAACCAAAGTGACATGTTGTTTTTTCTCTAAATAATTTATTTGGGGCccattattattactttttttttttttgtcaaaaatatATTTCTCTATTGAACTAGTCACATAAGAACCTATAAAATGCCACACAGTTCTATTGCTCCAGGAATTTCCTTAGTCAACTTTGCAGAAAAATGAAGAAGGCCGTTATTACTGTGTAAATTGTTATGAACTGGGAGTAAAATATCAGCATACGTCTAGTAAAAGCCCCAGGGACTCATGTAAGACtatatgaaattgaccaagccccATTATAATGTTTGCGGCATCAGAAAAAGTAgggtgcaacttgggtttgggtcaacccaAGTTCGGGTTGGGTTGTCAGGGTCTTCTGGTCaggttagggttggaaaactcgAACTGGATTTAAAATCGGGTAGGGTTCTGGTTGAGAAAATTCAGTTTGGGTAGGGtagggttgggaataatcacatattTGGGTCGTGTTCAGTTGGGAGAGGGTTGAGTATACAGGAATTTGGGTTAAGTTCAGGTTGGGCACCTCAGGTTGGAATTCGGGTCAGATCAGGTTGCAGTTTGGGTCCACTTGAGGTCGGGTTGTGCTGGGGTTGAcactcaacctgacccaacctgccaGAGATGCAGCCCTAAGAGAAAGATGCATTCCTCAGCATTATGCTCTGCAAGCTAACCAACTTGTGATTGACATTGCATAATTGCCTACCACTACATGTTGGTACAACTACGCTTTTAGTGCCCATTTATAATCTGTCCTTGGCCACAGAAGAGAGACATCACTACTCTGAATGCCCAATTCAAAATCTGAAGTATAGAACTTTTGCAATTTTGTCCTAACACAGCCAGGCTGCAGCTTGTATGCAACTACTAGCCTGCTTCTCGATATTCCAAATTCAGCGCCATGATGTCAGTGAGATTCGATCTCCTAACATGACAACGTGAGTAAAAATTGCTCTCTGGACCACTGTTCCAAGTGAACTTCGTTGCGGCGCCTACAGCCTACCATTTGCATGGTAGGGATGTTGGTTTACAAGCCGAAATCGAAATAAGATGACTAGATTTCT is drawn from Magnolia sinica isolate HGM2019 chromosome 5, MsV1, whole genome shotgun sequence and contains these coding sequences:
- the LOC131245393 gene encoding low-temperature-induced cysteine proteinase-like, which produces MGGQRNKLPLLLFLWVALFGISVSIPSEFSIVGYDPIDIASENRVAEIFNRWREKHKKVYAGLEEKEKRFQNFRKNLAYVIERSSNKGPFDHAVGLNKFADLSNKEFKEAYLSKILKPMKKKKKTLDGKEATCKAPASLDWRKKGVVTGVKDQGSCGSCWSFSSTGAIEGINAITTGDLISLSEQELIDCDTTNEGCDGGYMDYAFEWVILNGGIDSEADYPYTGQDGVCNTIQEERKVVAIDGYEDVATEEGAVFCAVVKQPISVGIDGSAIDFQLYTGGIYDGSCSGNPDDIDHAVLIVGYASQGNVDYWIVKNSWGTDWGINGYIYIRRNTDLEYGVCAINAMASYPTKESISPSPFPSPVVPPPPPPPPPPPPPPPPGPSPTQCGDLSYCASGETCCCIFEFGGYCFIYGCCEYENAVCCTGSIYCCPQDYPICDIPDGFCLQNYGDSVGVAAKKRRLAKPKFPWTKFEGTPATYQPQLEWKRDGFAAMR